One genomic window of Peromyscus leucopus breed LL Stock unplaced genomic scaffold, UCI_PerLeu_2.1 scaffold_704, whole genome shotgun sequence includes the following:
- the Serpina5 gene encoding plasma serine protease inhibitor, with protein sequence MKLFTILCLLLFNLGVAYRHRSRSQEEKDKKSSVGAGLTPGSKDFVFNLYMALASEAPGQNVFFSPMSVIMSLSMLSLGTGPRTKTQILKGLGLSLQQEDNFHKFYQGLMKRFSQLTNGHQLSLGSALFTDPAVHIQHSFLSAMKTLYMADTFSTNFRNLEMTKKQINDYVAKKTEGNIVDLIKDLDSTHVMVLINYIFFKAKWETAFSDQNTHQKDFHVTPKKTIQVPMMNREDEYYYVLDQSISCTVVRIPYQGNASALFILPSEGKMQQVEKGLNGRALMNWLTTARKRKLNLYLPKFSIEGTYQLEKILPKLGIRDIFTTHADLSGITDYPNIKLSEMLHKSVVKVDESGTIASAATGELFTFRSARPVTLKIEFNRPFLLAIEGNSNLLFLGRVVQPRGGRDSF encoded by the exons ATGAAGCTCTTCACCATTCTGTGCCTACTGCTCTTCAACCTTGGGGTGGCTTACCGCCACCGCTCCCGCTCCCAGGAGGAGAAGGACAAGAAgtcctctgtgggtgctgggttaACTCCTGGAAGCAAGGACTTTGTCTTCAACCTCTACATGGCCTTGGCTTCTGAAGCCCCTGGTCAGAATGTCTTCTTTTCTCCCATGAGCGTGATCATGAGCCTAAGCATGCTCTCTCTGGGGACTGGCCCCCGCACTAAGACCCAGATCCTGAAGGGCCTGGGCCTCAGCCTCCAGCAAGAGGACAACTTCCACAAGTTCTACCAAGGGCTGATGAAGAGGTTCAGCCAGCTTACAAATGGTCACCAGCTGAGCCTGGGAAGTGCCCTTTTTACAGACCCAGCAGTACATATTCAGcacagcttcctgagtgccaTGAAGACGCTGTACATGGCAGATACTTTCTCTACCAATTTTAGGAACCTTGAAATGACTAAGAAGCAGATCAATGACTATGTGGCCAAGAAGACCGAAGGCAATATTGTAGACTTGATCAAGGATCTTGACAGCACCCATGTCATGGTGTTGATAAATTACATCTTTTTCAAAG CCAAGTGGGAGACGGCCTTCAGTGACCAAAACACCCACCAGAAAGATTTTCATGTGACCCCCAAGAAGACCATACAGGTGCCCATGATGAACCGTGAAGATGAGTACTACTATGTCCTGGACCAAAGTATTTCCTGCACGGTGGTGAGGATCCCTTACCAAGGCAACGCCAGTGCTCTGTTTATTCTCCCCAGCGAAGGCAAGATGCAGCAGGTGGAGAAGGGCCTGAATGGGAGAGCACTGATGAACTGGCTTACTACAGCCAGAAAGAG AAAGTTGAACCTTTACCTCCCCAAGTTCTCCATTGAGGGCACCTATCAACTGGAGAAAATCCTCCCCAAGCTGGGCATCAGGGACATCTTTACTACCCATGCTGACCTGTCTGGAATTACTGACTACCCCAATATCAAGCTGTCTGAG ATGCTGCACAAATCTGTGGTGAAGGTAGATGAGTCGGGAACCATAGCGTCTGCTGCCACAGGAGAGCTCTTTACATTCAGATCTGCTCGACCGGTGACCCTGAAGATAGAATTCAACAGACCCTTTCTGCTTGCCATTGAAGGGAACTCGAATCTCCTTTTCCTTGGCAGAGTGGTCCAGCCCAGAGGTGGGAGGGACTCTTTCTGA